The genomic window GGACTGGACGTTGTTCCTGGAGGATCGGGAGACGATCAGCGGCGTGGTGAATCAGGAGCAGGTGCTCAACCCGGGGCAGGTGGTCGATATTCCCGTGGCGATCGACCTGGAACTGCTCAGCTTCTTCGATAAAAACGCACAAGACCTGGTCGATCTCGTACTCTCTCTCAGCGGCCAGGGCGGAGCCCCCAAAAACGTCCGCCTCCAGGCCGTACCCGTCATCGATACCGTCGTCGGCCCCATTCGCTACGCGAATCCGATCATGATCGTGAACCGGGAGGTGGGGTGAGGCCGGAGAAAAGTGAAAAGTGAAAAGTGCAAAGTGAAAAGTGCAAAGTCACTCCCCTTTTTCCTTTTTCCTTTTTCCTTTTTCCTTTTTCCTTTTTCCTTTTTCACTTTTCACTTTTCACTTCCAATTGCCTTTCCTTCCTGCCATAATCGCCCTCGACGGACCGGCCGGCTCCGGAAAGACCTCTACGGCTCGCGCCGTCGCTGAGCGACTCGGCTTCGTTTACCTGGACACGGGCGCCATGTACCGTGCGGTGACGCTGGCGGCCCTGGAGGCCGGGAGTGCGCTGACAGATGAAGCGGTGGGCCGGCTGCTGGCCACGCTGCGGCTCGACCTCGGGTATCGCGACGGGCACATGACCGTTCGGATCGATGGAGACGATGCGACGGAACGCCTGCGGGGGCAAGAGGTGGGCCGGCATGTCAGCCAGGTGAGCGCCCTGCGTTCCGTGCGCGTGAGGATGGTCGAGGCCCAGCGCGAGATAGCCCGCTCCCAACTCGCGGCAGGACGGGGTGTGGTGGTCGACGGGCGCGATATCGGGACGGTCGTGTTTCCGGAGGCGACGCTCAAGATATTTATGTCCGCCAACGCCCGGGTACGCGCCAAACGTCGGCAACGCGAGCTGGCCGAGAAAGGGGACCGCCGCAGCGTAGGCCAGGTGCTGGCCGAAATCGAGTCCCGCGATGCCCTCGATAGTGGGCGCGACCTCGCGCCACTCCGCCGGGCCGACGATGCCATTACGCTCGATACCAGCGAGTTAACGATGGACGAGCAAGTTTCATTTGTAGTTAACAAACTCTCGGAACGCCTCGGCGAACGGTTCGTATGAGCCGTTTGTCGATTTTAGTGTTCTGGCGCCGGCTGCGCCGGAGGGGGATCGCCCCCCGGTTTTCTTTTTCTAACCCTAATCTCCTGAGGATCCGGCACGATGAGGGCCGCCGGGCCGCGGGAGCTAAACGCCCTGGCGCCGTCGCATTCCTCATCGCAACCCGATGTGGCGGCTCTGGAGAATACGAATGGCTGAAGATCAGCAAAAAACAACCGACCCGTCAGAAAGCGTAGAGGCTAGTGTGCAAACTAGTGTGGAAACTAGCGTTGATACCAGTGTGGAAACTGGTGTGGAAACTAGCGTTGATACCAGTGTGGAAACTGGCGTTGATACCAGTGCAGACGTCAGTGTCGACTCCGCCTCCGCTACGATCGAGACCGAAGTTATCCCCGCGCCGGCTGTGGCCAATGCCACTCCTGCTCCAGCCCCCGCGCTGTCTGTGCCAGAAATGGCTCGCGCCCCGGAATTCATCGGCTTCCGCGGCGAGATTGAAGGCCAGGTCATTAAACTGGCCGACCTGAATCGCGGTATCGAAGATCCGGCCGCGAAAGCGATGTACGACTCGCTTCGCCGCATGATCGACGAGACCCTGACCAACGTAACGGAAAACGAGATCGTATCCGGACGCGTCGTCAGCATCGGCGAAAAAGACATTGTCATCGACATCGGGTTCAAGAGCGACGGCATCATCGCCCGCAACGAATTTGATACCGAACTGGCGCCCGGTGACGAAATCGAGGTATTCCTCGAGCGCATCGAAGACTTTCAGGGCCAGCTCATCCTCTCCAAAACGAAGGCCGATACGGTCAAGCGCTGGCAGCGGATCGAGACCGCCCATCTCGAAGAGAAGGTGCTTGAAGGCACGATCGTTCGCCGCATCAAGGGCGGCATGATCGTCGAACTCTTCGACGGCATCGAAGCCTTCCTCCCGGGTTCGCAAATCGACGTGCGCCCCGTCCGCGATTTCGACGCGTACCTCGATAAGCGGATGGAGTTCAAGATCGTCAAGCTCAATCCGGCCAACGAGAACATCGTCGTATCCCACAAAGCGCTCATCGAGAAAGACCTCGAAGAACAGCGTCAGAAGATCCTCTCCTCGATGGAGCCGGGCCAAGTGCTCGAAGGCACCGTCAAGAATATCACCGACTTCGGTGTGTTCATCGACCTCGGCGGCGTCGACGGCCTGTTGCACATCACGGACCTCTCCTGGGGCCGCGTGTCGCACCCGTCGGAACTCGTCGAGCTGGACCAGAAGCTCAACGTGGTGGTGCTGGACTATGACAAGGACCGTCAGCGCATTTCGCTCGGCCTCAAGCAGCTCCAGTCGCATCCGTGGGAGAACATCGGCGAGAAGTACAAGGAAAGCGACGAGGCCGAAGGCAAGGTGGTTTCGATCACCGACTACGGCGCCTTCGTCGAGCTGGAAAAGGGTATCGAAGGCCTCGTCCAC from Rhodothermales bacterium includes these protein-coding regions:
- the cmk gene encoding (d)CMP kinase; amino-acid sequence: MPFLPAIIALDGPAGSGKTSTARAVAERLGFVYLDTGAMYRAVTLAALEAGSALTDEAVGRLLATLRLDLGYRDGHMTVRIDGDDATERLRGQEVGRHVSQVSALRSVRVRMVEAQREIARSQLAAGRGVVVDGRDIGTVVFPEATLKIFMSANARVRAKRRQRELAEKGDRRSVGQVLAEIESRDALDSGRDLAPLRRADDAITLDTSELTMDEQVSFVVNKLSERLGERFV
- a CDS encoding 30S ribosomal protein S1; protein product: MWRLWRIRMAEDQQKTTDPSESVEASVQTSVETSVDTSVETGVETSVDTSVETGVDTSADVSVDSASATIETEVIPAPAVANATPAPAPALSVPEMARAPEFIGFRGEIEGQVIKLADLNRGIEDPAAKAMYDSLRRMIDETLTNVTENEIVSGRVVSIGEKDIVIDIGFKSDGIIARNEFDTELAPGDEIEVFLERIEDFQGQLILSKTKADTVKRWQRIETAHLEEKVLEGTIVRRIKGGMIVELFDGIEAFLPGSQIDVRPVRDFDAYLDKRMEFKIVKLNPANENIVVSHKALIEKDLEEQRQKILSSMEPGQVLEGTVKNITDFGVFIDLGGVDGLLHITDLSWGRVSHPSELVELDQKLNVVVLDYDKDRQRISLGLKQLQSHPWENIGEKYKESDEAEGKVVSITDYGAFVELEKGIEGLVHISEMSWTEHIKHPSQMVSLGQIVKVRILNIDNEGKKISLGMKQLEPDPWVGIAARYPGGTVLRGKVRNITNFGVFVEIEPGIDGLVHISDLSWTKKIRHPSEYVKKGQDLDVVILNIDEKERRISLGHKQIETNPWNDFAKIYSDGTDTDATIKKIVDNGIEVSLGLELDGFVPAGELKSGPKTFQDAYKEGETLHLRVIKFDPNQKEILLSETAKQRADERSKKDDEHKERRKEQDTERQVVQDFQRKTANATGPTTLGELSGLEELKRKMEANEATAATAAATDKVDAAKADAAKKADAAKKADAEVADAEVADAEVADADVADADVADADAEGTDEPAV